In Thunnus thynnus chromosome 11, fThuThy2.1, whole genome shotgun sequence, the following proteins share a genomic window:
- the gpr18 gene encoding N-arachidonyl glycine receptor — MKLDLNSSNMSVVSAAVRPEQGPVEYRMASLIFYCFVFIIGVIVNLTALWVFALTTKKRNSVTVYMINVAVVDLTFILLLPFRMVYHHHDYWPFGDLFCRISAALTIFYPCMALWLFALISADRYMAIVQPKHGKELRNVPKAVVASLGVWFMTLGSTLPLLFLDHDPDRISNSTTCVKMQDIIYLRHDNLVNFVRLIFFFLVPICIMIGCYIVIIDNLIHGRTSKLKPKVKQKSIRIIITLIIQVLVCFVPFHICLVLRLLGNGEDGGFSTWAVFTTFLMNLSTVLDIILYYIVSKQFQDRVMSVILYRNYLRSVRRKSRHTHTGSVRSMSNLTSAMI; from the coding sequence ATGAAGCTGGATCTAAACTCGTCCAACATGTCTGTGGTGTCTGCTGCTGTGAGGCCAGAGCAGGGCCCGGTGGAGTACCGCATGGCAAGCCTGATCTTCTACTGCTTCGTCTTCATCATAGGAGTCATAGTCAATCTCACTGCTTTATGGGTGTTTGCCCTCACCACCAAGAAGAGGAACTCAGTCACTGTCTACATGATAAACGTGGCGGTGGTCGACCTTACCTTCATCCTGCTGCTTCCTTTCAGGATGGTTTATCACCACCATGACTACTGGCCCTTTGGAGATCTTTTTTGCCGGATCAGTGCAGCTCTCACCATCTTCTACCCCTGCATGGCCCTGTGGCTGTTTGCTCTGATCAGTGCTGACCGCTACATGGCCATCGTCCAGCCAAAGCACGGCAAGGAGCTGAGGAATGTCCCCAAGGCCGTGGTGGCGAGTCTTGGGGTTTGGTTCATGACTCTGGGAAGCACTCTACCACTGCTCTTCCTTGACCACGACCCTGATCGCATCTCCAACTCCACCACCTGCGTCAAAATGCAAGACATCATCTACCTGCGCCATGACAACCTTGTCAACTTTGTGCGgctcatcttcttcttcctggtCCCCATATGTATAATGATTGGCTGCTATATTGTCATTATAGATAATCTGATCCACGGCCGCACCTCTAAACTCAAACCTAAAGTGAAGCAGAAGTCCATACGGATTATAATCACACTCATTATCCAGgtgttggtgtgttttgtgCCTTTCCATATCTGTTTAGTGCTACGTTTGCTAGGGAATGGAGAAGACGGGGGGTTTAGCACATGGGCAGTCTTCACCACATTTCTGATGAACCTGAGCACAGTCTTAGATATCATTCTGTACTACATCGTCTCCAAGCAGTTCCAGGACAGGGTGATGAGCGTGATTCTGTACAGGAACTATCTGCGAAGTGTGAGACGGAAgagcaggcacacacacacgggtaGCGTCCGATCAATGAGCAACTTGACCAGCGCAATGATATGA